Within Conexibacter woesei DSM 14684, the genomic segment GTGCCAACCCTAGCCGGCGGACACGACGGAACCGCGCCTCGCGGCGCGGTTCCCCCGCACGTTGCGACCTTTCGCAAGCGCCGTCTCGCGGCCTAGGAGACGCCCTCGCCGTCGGGGCAGACGTCAGCCGTCGGCTTGACCCCGAGCAGGTCCGCGACGACGCTGTTCGGCGCGATCCCGCAGCCGACCATCGAGCTGCCGAAGTCGACGACGACCCACTGGCGGGTGCCGGCCGGCTGCACGGCGATCGCGTAGCCGCCCTGGAGGGTGTCCGCATATCTCTTGCGCGGCGTGATCGTCGCCGTCGCCCAGCTTCTGCTGACGGTCGAGATCTTCGTCCCGGTGACGCGGTACTTCTTGTGCGCGACCGTGTCGATGCCGGCGACGGGAGAGCTGAAGATCGCTCTCGTCAGCGCCGCGGTCTCCTTCGGCGTCGCCGTGCGGGCGGCGTTGGCCGGCGCGGCGACGAGCGCCGCAGCGAGCAGCGTGGCTGCCGCGGCGGCCGTCCAGCGATGACGTGACAATGGTCCTCCGATCGTTGTGCCGGAGCGGACTCTAGTGCCCGCTCGACAGCTTCAGCCCGACGACGGAGGCGAGCAGCATCATCAGGAAGAAGATCCGCGCTGCGCCCGCCGGCTCGTGGAAGAGGATGATCCCGAGCACGGCGGCGCCGGCCGCGCCGATCCCGACGAAGATCGCGTACGCGGTGCCGATCGGCAGCGTCTTCGCCGCGAACGACAGCAGCGTCAGGCTGAGGATCATCGCGAGGACGGTCGGGATCGTCGGGGCGAGCTTCGTGAAGCCCTCGGTGTACTTCAGGCCGATCGCCCAGCCGACTTCGAGC encodes:
- the sugE gene encoding quaternary ammonium compound efflux SMR transporter SugE, with product MAWIFLIVAGLLEVGWAIGLKYTEGFTKLAPTIPTVLAMILSLTLLSFAAKTLPIGTAYAIFVGIGAAGAAVLGIILFHEPAGAARIFFLMMLLASVVGLKLSSGH